GTGACGCGCGAGCCCGAGGCGGTGCGGCGGATCATCGGCGTGGTGAACGGCGGCATGGGCCTCCCCGCACGGCTGACGGGGCGGGAGGTGCTGCGGTCCTTCGCGGGCTTCTACGGGCTGACGCGGGGGCAGGCGGACAGGCGCATCGCCGAACTCGACGCCGCGCTCGACCTGGGGCGCACCCTGGATACCCGCGCGGGCGAGTATTCCACCGGCATGAAGCAGAAGGTGGTCATCGCCCGCGCCGTCATCCACGACCCGCACGTCCTCATCCTCGACGAGGCGGCGAGCGGCCTGGACATCTTCGCGCGGCGCACCCTGCTCGACTTCGTGGCGGCGGCGCGGCGCCCGGGGCGGCTCACCCTCTACTCCACCCACGTGATGAGCGAGGCCGAGGAGGTCTGCGACCGGGTGGCGATCCTGCACGAGGGGGCGCTGGTGACGGTGGGCACCATCCCCGACATCCTGGCGCGGACGGGGGAGCGGAACCTGGAGCGCGCCTTTTTCGCCCTCGTCCGCGGCACGGAGGCCCGGCGTGCGGTCTGAGGGGCTGCGCCCGGGCTACGTCTGGCGGGTGGCCTCGCGCGACCTGCTCTCCACCCTGCGCGACCGCCGCACGATCACGAGCACCATCCTGATCCCGCTGCTGCTGATCCCGCTGTTCACCCTGGGGCTGCCGCTGCTGCTGGGCCGCTTTATCGGCGGGCAGGCGCAGGAGCGGCAGAAGGTGGGCGTGGTGGGCACCCTGCCGGGGTCGCTGCGGGCGGCCCTGACCCGCGACGAGAAGACGCCGGGCGGGGCGGTGACGCGGGCCGGGGTGGACCTCGTGCCCGTGACCGACCCCCGCGCCGCCGTGCAGTCGGGCGAGGTGGAGGCGGCCCTGCGCGCCCCCGACCCCCTGCCCGCCCGCGCGGGTGACGGCACGGGCAAGCTGGAGGTGTACGCCAAGCTGGGCAACCTGCGCGCCCAGACCGGGGCCTTCGCCAAGGTGGAGTCCACCGTGGAGGCGTACAACCGCCAGCTCGCCGTGGAGCGCCTGGGCACACTGGGCCTGAGCGCCCAAACCCTCACGCCGGTCACCCTCTCCCCCATCGACGCCAGCCCCGAGCAGGAGCGGCGCAGCGGGCAGCTCGCCTTCCTGATCCCCCTCCTGATGCTGAACTTCATCCTGACGGGCGCGATGGCAACCGCCCTCGACGCCACGGCGGGCGAGAAGGAACGCGGCACTCTGGAGAGCCTCCTCGTCTCGCCCGTCCGCCGCTCGGAGGTCGTGGCCGGGAAACTCCTCGCCACCACCGTGACGGCCCTCACGACCGCCTGCTTCAGCGTGCTGGGCTTCCTGCTCAGCGGGGTGGTCGCGCGGGCGGCGGTGACCCAGGGCGAGACGCCCGCCGAGGTCGCCCAGGCGTTCGGGGGGCAGCTCTCCCTCACGGCCGGGAGTGCCCTCGCGCTGCTCGCCACGGTGGTCAGCGCTGCCCTCCTGATCAGCGCCGTCCTGATCGCCCTGAGCATCTATGCCCGCTCGTACAAGGAGGCGCAGACCTACGTGACGCCGCTGAGCCTCCTGATCGTCTTTCCCGCCGTGCTGCTGCAATTCAGCGACTTCCTGACCCTGAGCGGCGGCATCTACGCTATCCCCCTCTTCGGCAGCATGGTCGCCATCCTCGACACGGTCCGCGGCAACCTGAGCGCCGGGCACGCGCTGACCGCCATAGGAGCCAACCTGCTCGGGGCACTCCTCGTCGGGCTGCTCGCCCGGCGCTCCTTCGGGCGGGAGGAGGTCATCTTCAGGAACTAGCGCAGGACATCTTGGAAGGAGACGTGGGTTGAGGAGGAGTTTTCCGCTCCTCTTTAGGAATGTGTCAGGGTCAGGCGCTTTAGGGCAAGCTGGCGCTCGCCACCCCTCTCCCGCAAGGGGAGAGGGGGCAACACCGCCAGAGCTTCTGCTTTCAGAACCGTCTATAGTAGACGGCCCATTCCTGCCAGTGGCTCGCCCTCGCACCGCCTTGCTCGCGCAGCGAGACGGTGGGCCCGCGACTCGGAACACAACAAGATCAAACCTTGCGCGGAGAAGGACACGGCCACGGGTGAACTGGCCGGGCCCTTTGCCGAGCGCAGCGGAAAACTCCCCCCTCCACCTGGAGGAGAGACACGTCAGCGAGCCGGGCGTCAACACGCGGGCCACCCCGCGCGGCGGAGACGTGGCCCCCGGTGGGGGCAGGGGGGTGGGGGCCAACCGGAGCAAGTTGCCCTGCCCCTCAAGACATATTCGGCGCCAACCCCATCCAGCAGCGAAAACAGGCGAGGGCGGGCCTCCCGCCGTGGAAGGCCCGCCCCCCCTTCACGCCGTCAACCCTGACGTGCGGGATTGTTGGGATCGAGGGGATTCACGGAACTCCCCGTGGCCGAGTTGCCCGAGGTGGAGGCGGCGGAAGTCGCCCCTGGCTGGCCGGCCAGATCACCCTGCCCCTCCAGGGCCGCGACCCCGGTTTCATGCGGGCGAACCGAGAGGGGGTCGATGCTGACCTCCTCCTTGCTGACGCTGTCGAGCAGAATGTCGAGTACGTCACCCGCACGGGCCGCGTCGATGGCCTTGTGGGTGATGATTTCACCCACGTTCAGGATGATGGTGTCGTCGGGCGCGAGGATCACGCGGGTGACGGGGCGGCCCAGCGCGTCGCGGATGCGCTTTTCCTGCATCTGCTCCTGCCGCTCCTCCAGGGCCTGCCCGGCCTCCTCGCGCTTGTCGCCCAGCCAGGCCTTGGCACGCTCCAGCAGGTTGCTCGCGCCCTCGCTGACGCTGGCGACGCCACCGGAGAGGGCCGCACCCGCGCCCGCCGTGGGGGAAGTTCCGCCCACGGTGGCGGCGATGAGCGCCCCCTCGACCCCGAGCTGCCGCGCCCGCTCGGCGATGGCGGGGGTAACGATCTGGCCCTGCGCGGCGACGAGGCCGCCGGTGGGGGCGCGCACGTCCGTCCGCACCCGGCGGCCGATGGTGGATTCCACGGTGAGGGGAGCGGGCTGGGTGGGCTGAAGGCGCTCGCGCAGGCCCTGCACCCCCTCCTGAATCGCCCCGCCACCCGCCGCCGCGACCAGGGCGGGCAGCACCCCGGCCTCCTGGGCGCGCTCGGCCTGGAACTCGGTGATCACGCTCCCCTGGTGGACGATGACCTCCTGCACCCCGTCCGCGAGGTTGGCGACCACGTCGGTCGAGGCCGTCTTGCCCACCACGAACTGCTTTTGCTGCTCGGCGCTGGCACTGCGGACGTTCTCGACGCCGCTCTGCACCCGCTCCTTCACGGTGCCGTACGTCTCGGACAGCACGCCGCCCGTCACGCTGGTCAGCAGGGCGGAGAGCTTGCCCGCCTGGTCGGCCCGCTCAGTCTGCTCGGCGGTGATGGTCTCGCCCTGGTGAACGAGGACGGTGCCGTCGTCGAGGGTCACGTCACTGCCCGCCGCCTTGCCGACCAGGAATTCCTTCTGGCGCTCCTTGGTGGCCTCGGCGATGTTGCCGTAGCTCTGCTTGACGTTCTCGGCGGCGGTCTGGTACGCGCTGCTCAGGCTCTCGCCCGCGCTGCTGAGCGCCCCCTTCAGGCCGCCCGGCTCCTGCTCCTGCATCGCCGCCGCCACCGAGATGGGCACGATGGCCGCGTCGTGGCCGATCTGCACGTTTTCGGGCGCGGGCACGAAGGTCCGCCCGCTGCTCAGGTCGCTGAAGATCCCGCCGGTCGCCTCGTAGCCCTCGACGCGGCCGGTGTGTTCGTCGAAGAACACGTCGGCGATCTTGCCCAGGTTCTGGCCGTCGGTCGTGAGCAGCGTCATGCCGCTCAGGCTGACGTTGGATTCCAGCACGTCGGCCAGCCGCCCGTCCTCGCGGGTGGAGGTCACCGAGTCGGCGCTGTCCACCATGATGGCGTCCTCGCCGATGGAGCGGATCGCCCCGAAGGGCACCACCTTGGCGGCGCGGAACCAGCCGCCCTCGTCCACGAGCAGGCCCAGCACCTCGTTGGCCTGGTGGTCAAACACCACGTCGCGCGTCGTCTCTATCCTCTCCCCGCTGTCGATGGCGATGATGGGGCGGCCCAGCAATTCCTTGGCTTTGATCATGGGGGTACTCCGTTCTGAAAGGGGTTCTCGGGTCGTCCCGTGTCCAGGCGGGGCTCAGAAGCCGAGATTCAAGATCCCCTGGGGCTTGAGGTACAGGAAGTAGGCGAGCAAAAACAGCACCACCAGAATCACGATGATCCACAGGACGGTTCGTGCGCCGCCCCCCCGCCACCTTGCAGTCGAGCCATCAGTCAGTCCTCCGTTTCTGAGTCTAGGAACCCTTCCGGCAAGTGTGAGGTTTTCGCCCTCACCCCGGGTTGACTGAACCTTGCGGCGACCTTAAGGCAGCCCCGCGCCCTAGACTCCGGGCGTGATCCGCTCCCGCCACCTGCACCCCGGCCCCCCGCGCGGCCCCCGGGAAGCCCGCCTCGGCGGAGTGCCGCTCACCGTTCTCGTCGGCGTGACCGGCGTGGGCAAGAGTACGGCGCTGGCCGCCCTGCGCGGGGCCGACCCCGCCGCCCGGGTGCTGCCCGACCGCCGCCAGATCACGGACGACGTGATGATCCTGCCCCTGGCGGGGAGAGCCGTCACCGACCGCGCCGAACGCTTCGCCCTGACGGCCCGCTACCGCCAGCTTCACCCCGGCGGGATGGCCCACGCGCTGGGCACCCTGAGCGCCGACCTGGACCACTGGGGCGGCCACCTGATCTTCGACGGGCTGCGCGGCCTGGAGGAGGTGGAGTACGCCGCCGCGACCTTCCCCGCGTGGCGCTTCGTGGCCCTGAACGCCCCCGACGGGGTGCGGGTGCGCCGCCTGCTGGGCCGGGCCGACGGGTTCGACCGCCTGGCGGGAGGAGACGGTTCGGACCTGCGGGCGGAGCTGGGCCGTCTCCCTGGGGTGGGGGAGGTATTCACCCCCGCCGAACTGGACGCGCTGGCGGCGCTGGCAGCGGAGGGATACGACCCGGCGGACGTGCTGGCCAAGACGGCCATCGTGGTCACCGAACGCCAGCATTACGACCCGGACGCGGCGAGCGCCTTTCTGCGAACGCTGCCGCCCCGGCGCGCCCTCGTCCTCGACACGGTGGCGCTGGGTCCGGGGCAGGTGGCCGCCGCCATCCGGGCGTGGGCATGAGCGCGCTCAGGGTCGCCCGGGTGGAGGGGCTTCCCTTTCGCCTGCCGCTGCGGGGCACCCTGGCCTGGGGCGCCCACAGCACGCTCAGCGCCGCCGAACACGTCCTCGTGCGGGTGACGCTGGACGACGGCACGGTCGGCGTCGCGGAGGCCACCCCCCGGCCCACGATCTACGGCGAGACGCCGGGCAGCGTGGTCGCGATCCTGCGCCATCTCGAACCCGCCCTGCTGGGTGTGGACATCACGGACGAGGCAGGGCTCAACCGGGTGCGGAACAGCGTGGCGAACAACCACACGGCGCGGGGGGCGCTCGACATGGCGCTGCACGACGCCCGGGCGCGGGCGCGGGGGCTCACGCTCTGGGACACGCTGCTGGGGCCGAATCCGCGTGTGCGCGTCAGCTTCATCCTGGGAATCGACGCCCCCGCCGCCATGCTCGCCGAGGCCGAGCGGGTGGTGGGGGCGGGCGTCCGCTGCCTGAAGGTGAAGGTGGGCCGCAACCACGCCCGCGACCTCGCCCTGATCCGCGACCTGCGAGGCGCCTTCGGGGACGGGGTTCAGCTCTACGCCGACAGCAACGAGACGCTCACGCCTGGCCTGGCCCCTGCGGCCCTCGCCGCCATGCGGGACGCCGGGCTGACCTACGTGGAGGAGCCTCTTCCCGTGCGCGACCTGAGGGCGCGGGCCGAGCTGCACGCCCGGGGCCTCCTGCCCATCGTCGCCGACGACTCCTGCTTCACGCCCGCCGACCTGGCGCGCGAACTCGACTTTGACACCTTCGATATCCTGAACGTGAAGACGGCCCGCAACGGGTTCACCGACGGTCTGGCGATGCTGCGCGCCGCCGCCGCGCGCGGCAAGCGCGGCATGGTCGGCTCGCAGGCCAGCACGGGGCTGGGCACCCTGCACGCCGCGCTGCTGTCCACCCAGGCCGGGGTGACCGAGCCCTGCGAACTCAGCTTCGTCCTCAAGCTCGAGGAGGACTTGCTCGACCGGCCCATCACCTTCCGGGACGGCTGGCTGGACGTGCCCTCTCTAAGGCACCACGTCCTCAACCCACACCAACTGGAGCGCCACCTCGTGTAAGGATTGTGTCAGGAAATCTTGTGCCTGAGCGGGGAACAGCACATTTACGCCGCCGGGATTTCCGTGAAAATGAGATATGAGCCAAGAAATGCTCAATGCGCTGGCCCTCCCCCTCCTCTTCAGCATGCTGGGCGGCACCTATGCCTACCTGCGTTTTCCCGAGCGCCGCTCCAAGGTGCTGCTCACGCTGATCCTGTTCCAGCTTGTCGGCGCCTACGGCCACGCCACGCAGCCCGGCATGGCCCTGTTCAGCCTGCTCGTGTTGCATAGCCTGGTGGTGTTCGCGCTGCTGCTGCACGGCCTGCGCACACCCCGCCTGGAACTCGCGCCCGAGCGCACGGACCGGGAGAACTAGGGCGCTTTGACAGCGGAAGGCGGGGAGACAGACGCGACCTGTCCCCCCGCTTTTTTTGGCTCCTCAGCGTGTCGCGGCGCGCACGGCGGCCTCCGCGTCGAGCAGGGGAAGCCCTTCTTCCGGGAAGTTGGGGCTCTGGACCCGGCGCACGCTCTCCAGCAGGCGTTTGCGGGTCTCCGCCGCGCTGAGGCCCGGGTTGGCCGCGCGCATCAGGGCGGCGACGCCGCTGACCAGGGGGGCCGCCTCGCTGGTGCCCGCGGTGAGCTGATAGCCGCCCCCGGCATCCAGCACGATGAGCGCCGTGGGACCGGT
This sequence is a window from Deinococcus aerius. Protein-coding genes within it:
- a CDS encoding PRC-barrel domain-containing protein, which translates into the protein MIKAKELLGRPIIAIDSGERIETTRDVVFDHQANEVLGLLVDEGGWFRAAKVVPFGAIRSIGEDAIMVDSADSVTSTREDGRLADVLESNVSLSGMTLLTTDGQNLGKIADVFFDEHTGRVEGYEATGGIFSDLSSGRTFVPAPENVQIGHDAAIVPISVAAAMQEQEPGGLKGALSSAGESLSSAYQTAAENVKQSYGNIAEATKERQKEFLVGKAAGSDVTLDDGTVLVHQGETITAEQTERADQAGKLSALLTSVTGGVLSETYGTVKERVQSGVENVRSASAEQQKQFVVGKTASTDVVANLADGVQEVIVHQGSVITEFQAERAQEAGVLPALVAAAGGGAIQEGVQGLRERLQPTQPAPLTVESTIGRRVRTDVRAPTGGLVAAQGQIVTPAIAERARQLGVEGALIAATVGGTSPTAGAGAALSGGVASVSEGASNLLERAKAWLGDKREEAGQALEERQEQMQEKRIRDALGRPVTRVILAPDDTIILNVGEIITHKAIDAARAGDVLDILLDSVSKEEVSIDPLSVRPHETGVAALEGQGDLAGQPGATSAASTSGNSATGSSVNPLDPNNPARQG
- a CDS encoding ATPase; its protein translation is MIRSRHLHPGPPRGPREARLGGVPLTVLVGVTGVGKSTALAALRGADPAARVLPDRRQITDDVMILPLAGRAVTDRAERFALTARYRQLHPGGMAHALGTLSADLDHWGGHLIFDGLRGLEEVEYAAATFPAWRFVALNAPDGVRVRRLLGRADGFDRLAGGDGSDLRAELGRLPGVGEVFTPAELDALAALAAEGYDPADVLAKTAIVVTERQHYDPDAASAFLRTLPPRRALVLDTVALGPGQVAAAIRAWA
- a CDS encoding enolase C-terminal domain-like protein, coding for MSALRVARVEGLPFRLPLRGTLAWGAHSTLSAAEHVLVRVTLDDGTVGVAEATPRPTIYGETPGSVVAILRHLEPALLGVDITDEAGLNRVRNSVANNHTARGALDMALHDARARARGLTLWDTLLGPNPRVRVSFILGIDAPAAMLAEAERVVGAGVRCLKVKVGRNHARDLALIRDLRGAFGDGVQLYADSNETLTPGLAPAALAAMRDAGLTYVEEPLPVRDLRARAELHARGLLPIVADDSCFTPADLARELDFDTFDILNVKTARNGFTDGLAMLRAAAARGKRGMVGSQASTGLGTLHAALLSTQAGVTEPCELSFVLKLEEDLLDRPITFRDGWLDVPSLRHHVLNPHQLERHLV
- a CDS encoding ABC transporter permease produces the protein MRSEGLRPGYVWRVASRDLLSTLRDRRTITSTILIPLLLIPLFTLGLPLLLGRFIGGQAQERQKVGVVGTLPGSLRAALTRDEKTPGGAVTRAGVDLVPVTDPRAAVQSGEVEAALRAPDPLPARAGDGTGKLEVYAKLGNLRAQTGAFAKVESTVEAYNRQLAVERLGTLGLSAQTLTPVTLSPIDASPEQERRSGQLAFLIPLLMLNFILTGAMATALDATAGEKERGTLESLLVSPVRRSEVVAGKLLATTVTALTTACFSVLGFLLSGVVARAAVTQGETPAEVAQAFGGQLSLTAGSALALLATVVSAALLISAVLIALSIYARSYKEAQTYVTPLSLLIVFPAVLLQFSDFLTLSGGIYAIPLFGSMVAILDTVRGNLSAGHALTAIGANLLGALLVGLLARRSFGREEVIFRN
- a CDS encoding ABC transporter ATP-binding protein; translated protein: MLDIRNLGKTYGKHAALRDVTLSAEGGEVFGLLGPNGAGKTTLLRILATLLQPTAGTAAVAGHDVTREPEAVRRIIGVVNGGMGLPARLTGREVLRSFAGFYGLTRGQADRRIAELDAALDLGRTLDTRAGEYSTGMKQKVVIARAVIHDPHVLILDEAASGLDIFARRTLLDFVAAARRPGRLTLYSTHVMSEAEEVCDRVAILHEGALVTVGTIPDILARTGERNLERAFFALVRGTEARRAV